Proteins encoded within one genomic window of Carassius carassius chromosome 22, fCarCar2.1, whole genome shotgun sequence:
- the LOC132098379 gene encoding DNA damage-regulated autophagy modulator protein 1-like: MFWFTEGMCFLPMFLVIWSLSTFIISYIIAITLKDVDVILPYISDTGAIQPESGVFGFMSTIATFATFATMYVEYKFVERVHETTGAMSPRFNKVSFAFGIISCVGMLLVATFQETTMRKTHDVGASLFFICGSIYAVIQSVISYRGHPYGCSKYTCHFRAFFAGLAVLAVLPTIICSVVVGKNSLHWDTNDKHYTIHLVSTVCEWITTFSFVFFFLTYIREFQQFTLKLTVNLIENS, translated from the exons ATGTTTTGGTTCACGGAAGGAATGTGCTTTTTGCCAATGTTTTTGGTAATCTGGTCATTGAGTACGTTCATAATATCTTACATCATCGCAATAACTCTAAAAGATGTTGACGTTATCCTTCCTTACATCAG TGATACAGGGGCCATTCAGCCAGAGAGCGGTGTGTTTGGATTCATGTCGACCATCGCTACCTTTGCAA CCTTTGCTACGATGTACGTTGAATATAAATTTGTGGAGAGAGTCCATGAGACAACCGGTGCCATGTCCCCACGTTTTAACAAGGTTTCTTTTGCTTTTGGCATCATCTCTTGTGTCGGCATGCTTTTGGTGGCTACATTTCAG GAAACTACGATGAGGAAAACCCATGATGTGGGTGCTTCATTATTCTTCATATGTGGCAGTATATACGCTGTTATCCAAAGTGTGATATCGTACCGAGGTCATCCATATGGATGTTCCAAGTACACTTGCCATTTCCGTGCGTTCTTCGCTGGATTGGCTGTTCTAGCTGTATTACCCA CAATTATTTGTTCAGTTGTTGTcggaaaaaacagccttcactgGGACACCAATGATAAG CACTACACAATTCATTTAGTGAGTACTGTGTGTGAATGGATCACTACTTTCAGTTTTGtcttcttctttttaacatacatCAGAGAGTTCCAG CAATTCACACTGAAACTGACTGTTAATCTAATCGAGAATTCTTGA
- the LOC132098950 gene encoding N-acetylglucosamine-1-phosphotransferase subunits alpha/beta-like → MLIINSVLKLLQRQTYTCLSHRYGLYLCFGGIVLMIVSAFQFGEVVVEWSRDQYHVLFDSYRDNVAGKSFQTRLCLPMPIDVVYTWVNGTDTDLLKDLLAVRQQLEEEQKALRERLGKNASEITEAPKGRPECLLSHCIMGPVLVLDPAFPANITLKELPTLSAAFSTAKQLLQVAKPLHSSTSVSVLLFHSHSEAEKAHTDALKDTLTHSISRGYLTTDKEAPGLVRIQTLAYLSGFPASLKETEQLRVKLPAVVTSKIKQLQLYSEASIALLHLNTAQDFTELTQQAKKNLTLEGKELTVSPAYLFWDLSAISQSKQDEDVSASRFEDNEELRYSLRSIEKHAPWVRHIFIITNSQIPSWLNLDNPRVSVVTHQDIFQNHSHLPSFSSPAIETHIHRIPGLSQKFIYLNDDVMFGKEVWPDDFYSHSKGQKVYLTWPVPNCAEGCPGSWIKDGYCDKACNNSACDWDGGDCHGAAGSSRFGGAGGAVIGGGQPWQFGGGLGGLGGVSFCNQGCANSWLADKFCDQACNVIACGFDVGDCGQDNFNQLHRVVLRRNQTLYTLPQGELRPYFSFSGLANRVSEAQVADNPVLRHTSVANKWKTIHLLLLPGHNGTQIHYNITFQGTDNHDFTMTFSVAVDTRELPKSNISNPVQEKDEEPRLNIVTPEPVVEFENVPKKKQGPRVREKAHGGVEIVQVPALNESLLPEEVKFELQKLNEKLSLGDITIRGFNLTKAVLLGPYKDKAKLSLNNKNSEKQDQNEQAKHSNEDQKSQHQVKRANEEKERHNHSKLEPAGAPSLIPVQIDGVTPKVQLRLFSKEKPHAHKLFDTLMGNMSKERDSENEAHLRGRPVGRKLQYYTSSFDRGFLPWEKRKFFQDLLEEEEHLQRELQYAADGTATGRRLRDTFADSLRYVNRLLNAQFGFTSRKVPAHMPHMIDRLVMQELQDTFPQEFDKTSSHRVRHSEDMQFAFSYFYFLMSAVQQLNISEMFDEIDTDHSGVLSDREIRTLATRIHELPLSLQDLTSLEQMLINCSKSLPSNLTQLHTVSPTQEAYYDPSMPPVTKGLVIHCNPITERIHKAFKDQNKYKFEIMGEEEIAFKMIRTNVSHVVGQLDDIRKNPRKFICLNDNIDHSHKDASTVKAVLRDFYESMFPLPSQFELPREYRNRFLHMTELQEWRIYRDKLKFWTHCVLVTLVVFTVMSFFAEQLIMLKRRLLPRRRVSNDANPERV, encoded by the exons ATGTTGATCATTAATTCGGTTCTGAAACTGCTGCAGCGGCAGACATACACCTGTCTGTCTCATCGCTATGGACTGTACCTGTGCTTCGGAGGAATAGTCCTCATGATAGTGTCTGCTTTTCAGTTTGGAGAG GTTGTGGTAGAGTGGAGTCGAGATCAGTACCATGTTTTGTTTGATTCCTACAGAGATAATGTTGCAGGGAAGTCCTTTCAGACCAG GCTTTGCCTACCAATGCCCATTGATGTGGTTTACACCTGGGTAAATGGCACAGACACAGACCTGCTGAAGGATCTTCTTGCAGTGAGACAGCAGTTGGAAGAAGAACAGAAGGCCCTGAG ggaacgTCTTGGGAAAAATGCATCTGAAATAACTGAAGCCCCTAAGGGAAG GCCGGAATGTCTGCTGTCCCACTGCATCATGGGCCCAGTGCTGGTGTTGGATCCAGCTTTTCCTGCCAACATCACGTTGAAGGAGCTGCCAACACTTTCAGCAGCATTCTCCACTGCAAAACAGCTCTTACAGGTGGCCAAACCTCTCCACTCCTCCACAAGCGTGTCTGTTCTTCTCTTCCACTCTCATAGTGAAG CTGAAAAAGCCCATACAGATGCTTTGAAGGATACTTTGACACACTCCATCAGCCGAGGTTATCTG ACGACTGATAAAGAGGCTCCGGGGCTGGTTCGAATCCAAACTCTGGCCTACTTGAGCGGGTTCCCAGCATCACTGAAGGAAACTGAGCAGCTCCGGGTCAAACTACCAGCTGTGGTGACCAGTAAAATCAAACAG TTGCAGCTGTACTCGGAGGCCAGTATTGCTCTTCTCCACCTAAACACAGCGCAGGATTTTACTGAACTCACCCAGCAGGCCAAGAAGAACCTAACATTGGAAGGAAAAGAGCTCACAGTCAGTCCGGCGTACCTCTTCTGGGACCTTAGCGCCATCTCACAG tCTAAACAGGATGAGGATGTATCTGCAAGTCGCTTTGAAGACAATGAAGAGCTGCGTTATTCACTACGTTCCATCGAAAAACACGCACCATGGGTGCGGCACATCTTTATCATAACCAATAGTCAGATACCGTCTTGGCTTAACCTGGATAACCCCCGTGTCTCAGTGGTTACTCACCAG GACATTTTTCAGAATCATTCTCACCTGCCATCATTCAGTTCTCCTGCCATAGAGACCCACATTCACCGAATCCCAGGACTCTCTCAAAAGTTCATCTACCTCAATGATGATGTCATGTTCGGCAAGGAAGTGTGGCCTGATGATTTCTACAGCCACTCTAAAGGTCAAAAG GTGTATCTCACCTGGCCTGTACCAAACTGTGCTGAGGGCTGCCCAGGGTCCTGGATCAAAGATGGCTATTGCGACAAGGCCTGCAACAACTCTGCATGTGATTGGGATGGAGGAGACTGTCATG GTGCTGCAGGCAGCAGCCGTTTTGGAGGAGCGGGTGGTGCTGTAATCGGAGGTGGGCAGCCTTGGCAGTTCGGAGGTGGTCTCGGGGGACTGGGAGGCGTGTCCTTCTGCAACCAAGGCTGCGCTAACTCTTGGTTGGCAGATAAGTTCTGTGACCAGGCGTGCAACGTTATTGCTTGTGGGTTCGATGTGGGTGACTGCGGACAAG ATAATTTCAACCAACTGCACCGTGTCGTCCTCCGGAGGAACCAGACGCTTTACACCCTGCCTCAGGGAGAGCTCAGACCATATTTTAGCTTCTCAGGCCTGGCTAACCGCGTGTCTGAGGCACAGGTTGCAGATAACCCAGTGCTCCGTCACACTTCTGTCGCCAACAAATGGAAGACCATCCACCTGCTGCTGCTGCCCGGACACAATGGCACCCAGATCCACTACAACATCACCTTTCAGGGTACCGACAACCACGACTTCACCATGACTTTCTCTGTAGCCGTAGATACCCGAGAGCTCCCCAAATCAAACATATCCAATCCGGTGCAGGAGAAAGACGAAGAGCCCAGACTGAACATAGTGACCCCAGAACCAGTGGTTGAGTTTGAAAATGttcccaaaaaaaaacaaggccCGAGAGTTAGAGAGAAAGCCCATGGCGGTGTAGAGATTGTGCAGGTGCCTGCATTAAACGAATCTCTTTTGCCTGAGGAAGTAAAGTTTGAGTTACAGAAACTGAACGAGAAGTTATCATTAGGTGACATCACTATTAGAGGCTTTAATTTGACCAAAGCAGTGCTGTTGGGCCCATACAAAGACAAAGCTAAGCTTTCACTAAACAATAAAAACTCTGAAAAACAAGACCAGAACGAGCAAGCAAAACACTCGAATGAAGACCAGAAGTCTCAACATCAGGTGAAAAGAGCAAATGAAGAAAAGGAAAGACATAATCATTCTAAATTGGAGCCAGCTGGTGCTCCATCTCTTATCCCAGTCCAGATTGATGGTGTTACACCGAAGGTTCAATTAAGATTGTTCAGCAAAGAGAAACCCCACGCTCATAAGCTTTTTGACACCCTGATGGGAAACATGTCTAAGGAGAGAGATTCAGAAAACGAAGCCCACCTCCGTGGGCGGCCGGTGGGTCGTAAACTCCAGTATTACACCTCCAGCTTCGACCGTGGTTTCCTTCCATGGGAGAAGAGGAAGTTCTTTCAGGATCTGCTGGAG GAAGAGGAGCATCTACAGAGAGAACTGCAGTATGCAGCTGACGGGACAGCCACTGGACGCAGGTTGCGTGACACTTTTGCAGATTCACTCCGCTATGTCAACAGACTCTTGAATGCTCAGTTCGGCTTCACTTCCCGCAAAGTGCCTGCCCACATGCCTCACATGATTGACAGGCTTGTCATGCAGGAACTACAGGACAC CTTCCCTCAGGAGTTTGATAAGACCTCGTCCCACCGTGTGCGTCACTCAGAGGACATGCAGTTTGCCTTTTCTTATTTCTACTTCTTGATGAGTGCAGTGCAGCAGCTCAACATATCAGAAATGTTTGACGAAATTGACACAGACCACTCTGGTGTGCTGTCTGATCGTGAGATTCGCACATTGGCCACACGTATCCATGAACTCCCCTTAAGCCTTCag GATTTGACCAGTCTGGAGCAGATGCTTATAAACTGCTCCAAGTCTCTTCCGTCAAACCTTACACAGCTCCATACTGTCAGCCCAACCCAAGAGGCCTATTATGACCCCAGCATG CCACCCGTCACAAAAGGTTTAGTAATCCACTGCAATCCCATCACAGAGAGGATCCACAAAGCCTTCAAGGACCAGAATAAATACAA ATTTGAAATTATGGGCGAAGAGGAGATCGCCTTTAAGATGATACGGACCAACGTCTCTCATGTAGTGGGACAGCTTGATGACATCAGAAAGAACCCTAG GAAGTTTATCTGCTTGAATGACAATATTGACCACAGCCATAAGGATGCCAGCACAGTCAAAGCTGTACTGAGGGACTTCTATGAATCAATGTTCCCATTGCCCTCTCAGTTTGAGCTGCCCAGAGAATACAGAAACCGTTTCCTCCACATGACAGAGCTGCAGGAGTG GCGAATATACAGGGACAAGCTGAAGTTCTGGACCCACTGTGTGCTGGTGACATTAGTCGTCTTCACTGTCATGTCGTTCTTTGCTGAGCAG CTGATCATGTTGAAACGGCGGCTTCTCCCCAGACGCAGGGTCAGCAATGATGCAAACCCCGAGCGGGTGTGA